Proteins encoded by one window of Flavobacterium sp. N502540:
- a CDS encoding serine hydrolase produces the protein MKKVTRLFTLMLFICYASTPLYSQITSEKIDLLMQDALEKFKVAGASIAVVKDGKVIHQKGYGVASIETKKAVNESTNFQIASNSKAFTTAALSILEDEGKLKWTDKVKDHLPNFKMYNDYVTENFNIQDLLTHRSGLGLGVGDLMFFPDGSNFTINDVLTSFQHFKPVSAFRTKFDYDNLLYLVAGELIAKVSGMTYEDFIQTRIIDPLQMSNSFAQSDRIKDKSNLAVSHSSESGAIKRIDGFGVQINGAAGGIISNAADMAKWMTLCLNKGQYGSDLKSTLFSVKNHNEMWRIHTVEEVDRDPRYNSHFSGYGLGWGLTDVKGNLKVSHTGGLPGMLSIVMMYPDLNLGIVILTNTENGGGGLFTAVTNTISDSYLGLDDFGWTNKIVEWMKQGRNTGDDVTRNVWEKVKSAKNVKVKNEDFTGVYVDNWFGEIEVFEKNKQLWFRSYRSPKLNGPMAFYNANTFAIKWEYQAMNCDAFAMFSLDETGKAQSIKMKGISPNIDFSFDFQDLDLKRVNK, from the coding sequence ATGAAAAAAGTAACTCGTCTGTTTACATTAATGCTCTTTATTTGTTACGCTTCTACCCCTCTCTATTCACAAATTACATCTGAAAAAATAGATCTTTTAATGCAGGACGCTTTGGAGAAATTTAAAGTGGCCGGGGCCTCAATTGCAGTTGTTAAAGATGGAAAAGTAATTCACCAAAAAGGATATGGTGTTGCCTCTATCGAAACAAAAAAAGCCGTAAATGAAAGTACAAATTTTCAAATAGCCTCCAACAGCAAAGCTTTCACAACTGCAGCGCTCTCTATTCTTGAAGACGAAGGCAAATTGAAATGGACAGATAAAGTAAAAGACCATCTTCCAAATTTTAAAATGTATAACGATTATGTTACTGAGAATTTTAACATCCAGGATTTGCTGACACATCGCAGCGGACTTGGATTAGGTGTAGGTGATTTGATGTTTTTCCCCGATGGCTCCAATTTTACAATAAATGATGTTCTGACTAGTTTTCAACATTTTAAACCTGTATCTGCTTTTCGAACTAAGTTTGATTATGACAATTTACTGTATCTTGTAGCAGGTGAATTAATTGCCAAAGTAAGTGGTATGACTTATGAAGATTTTATACAAACACGAATTATTGATCCTTTGCAAATGAGCAATTCTTTTGCACAAAGCGACAGGATAAAAGATAAAAGCAATCTGGCAGTGTCACATTCATCAGAATCCGGAGCTATAAAAAGAATTGATGGATTTGGAGTACAGATAAACGGTGCTGCGGGAGGAATCATTTCAAACGCAGCCGATATGGCAAAATGGATGACTTTATGCCTAAACAAAGGACAGTATGGAAGTGACTTGAAATCAACATTGTTTTCTGTGAAAAATCACAACGAAATGTGGCGTATCCATACCGTTGAAGAAGTAGATCGTGATCCAAGATACAATTCGCATTTTAGTGGTTACGGTCTGGGTTGGGGATTAACTGATGTGAAAGGAAATCTAAAAGTCTCTCATACTGGAGGTTTACCAGGAATGTTATCCATTGTTATGATGTACCCGGATCTAAACTTAGGCATCGTGATTTTAACCAACACCGAGAATGGCGGTGGCGGGCTTTTTACTGCCGTTACCAATACTATTTCCGACAGTTATTTAGGTTTGGACGATTTTGGCTGGACCAATAAAATTGTGGAATGGATGAAACAAGGCAGAAACACAGGAGATGATGTTACCAGGAATGTTTGGGAAAAAGTAAAATCAGCAAAAAATGTGAAAGTAAAAAACGAAGACTTTACTGGTGTTTATGTTGATAACTGGTTTGGAGAAATTGAAGTATTTGAAAAAAACAAACAGTTATGGTTCAGATCCTATCGTTCACCAAAATTAAATGGACCTATGGCTTTTTATAATGCTAATACATTTGCCATAAAATGGGAATATCAGGCAATGAATTGTGATGCCTTTGCAATGTTTTCATTGGATGAAACCGGTAAAGCACAATCAATTAAGATGAAAGGCATCTCTCCTAATATTGATTTCAGTTTTGACTTTCAGGATCTGGATCTAAAAAGAGTGAATAAGTAA
- a CDS encoding MBL fold metallo-hydrolase — MKVTITHIDTACVLININGFKIITDPTLDKKDDFFPQYVSRPLAFSKKYIDPALSITQIGKVDLVLLSHDHHSDNLDKNGRVFIKTVPVVLSTKDAVKRLKNNNTIGLDNWEEYTVESSKVKGLKITAIPAQHTNIKRLDKVMGKVIGFTIEWEDQTGGCLYISGDTVLFEGLLELERRKKIETAILHLGAGAFPYLKKNLRVTMNGEEALETTRLLNPRTVIPIHYEGWWHFKQSVKSLKSEIEKSEFREKFLWLESGIETALKF; from the coding sequence ATGAAAGTTACCATTACTCATATTGACACGGCCTGTGTTTTAATAAACATCAATGGATTTAAAATTATTACAGATCCGACACTGGACAAAAAAGACGACTTTTTTCCACAATATGTAAGTCGTCCATTAGCATTTTCAAAGAAATATATTGATCCGGCCTTATCAATAACTCAAATTGGAAAAGTAGATTTGGTTTTATTAAGCCACGATCATCATAGCGATAATTTAGACAAAAACGGCAGGGTATTTATCAAAACTGTGCCTGTTGTTCTCTCTACAAAAGACGCTGTGAAACGCTTAAAAAACAATAATACTATTGGTCTTGACAACTGGGAGGAATATACTGTCGAAAGCTCGAAGGTAAAAGGCTTGAAAATAACAGCTATACCTGCTCAGCATACCAATATTAAAAGACTGGATAAGGTTATGGGAAAAGTTATTGGTTTTACCATCGAATGGGAGGATCAAACTGGCGGCTGCCTCTATATATCGGGAGATACTGTTCTTTTTGAAGGTTTATTGGAGCTGGAAAGAAGGAAAAAAATTGAAACCGCAATTTTGCATCTTGGAGCTGGAGCTTTTCCTTATTTGAAAAAGAATTTAAGGGTTACTATGAATGGTGAGGAGGCACTTGAAACAACACGACTTTTAAATCCCCGTACAGTAATTCCAATTCACTACGAAGGCTGGTGGCATTTTAAGCAATCAGTAAAATCACTAAAAAGCGAAATTGAGAAATCGGAATTTAGGGAGAAATTCTTATGGCTGGAAAGCGGAATTGAAACAGCGTTGAAATTTTAG
- a CDS encoding Crp/Fnr family transcriptional regulator → MNSLVLYFAKLGFSENDIAEFLSCIKTRQFSANEFILTNGQLENYLSFIDTGIVRYFVLTNDKEITFDFAFKNSFYCAYDSFYNRTQTQVYIQALTDCQLYSISYDQLQKLYDKCETAKKLGRIATEYLLDKKVKRELNLLTKTPQERYQSLLEEQPKYIQQIPLKYLASYIGVVPETLSRIRKRIS, encoded by the coding sequence ATGAATTCATTAGTATTGTATTTTGCTAAACTTGGCTTTTCAGAAAATGATATCGCCGAGTTTTTAAGCTGTATCAAAACACGTCAGTTTTCTGCAAACGAGTTCATTCTAACTAATGGTCAGTTGGAGAATTATTTGTCTTTTATAGATACGGGAATTGTCCGCTATTTTGTACTTACCAACGATAAGGAAATTACCTTTGATTTTGCGTTTAAAAACTCCTTTTACTGCGCATACGATTCTTTTTACAACAGAACTCAAACACAGGTTTACATTCAGGCGCTTACGGATTGCCAATTGTATTCTATCTCTTACGATCAGCTGCAAAAACTTTATGACAAATGTGAAACAGCAAAAAAACTGGGCCGTATCGCTACTGAATATTTACTGGATAAAAAAGTAAAAAGAGAACTGAATCTTTTAACCAAAACTCCTCAGGAACGCTATCAGAGTCTTCTTGAGGAACAACCTAAATACATTCAGCAGATTCCGCTCAAATACCTTGCGTCCTACATTGGTGTTGTTCCGGAAACGCTCAGCAGAATCCGCAAACGCATTTCTTGA
- a CDS encoding YfbM family protein has translation MGMIGNLLRASKTKLENYIKDSATLEDDIYNENAPLDVTIIDIDKAWDGIVFLLTGDSALNSPKHPFYKILFSGQIIDNDQDLGYGPAHYLTPEQVIEFSNKISEITTDDLRQKYDPQKMQKLEVYPEIWERDVDEAFDYLNEYFKDIQQFYSDAAKNKEAIVTYIN, from the coding sequence ATGGGAATGATAGGAAACTTACTTCGAGCAAGTAAAACAAAACTTGAAAATTACATCAAAGATAGCGCTACTTTAGAGGATGATATTTACAATGAAAATGCGCCTTTAGATGTAACAATTATTGATATTGATAAAGCTTGGGATGGAATTGTTTTTTTACTAACGGGTGACAGTGCTTTAAATTCTCCAAAACACCCTTTTTATAAAATTTTGTTTAGCGGCCAAATAATTGATAATGACCAGGATTTAGGATATGGCCCAGCTCATTATTTAACACCTGAACAAGTCATAGAATTTAGTAACAAAATTTCTGAAATCACAACTGACGATTTAAGACAAAAATACGATCCGCAGAAAATGCAGAAATTAGAGGTTTATCCAGAAATTTGGGAACGTGATGTAGATGAAGCTTTTGATTACTTAAATGAATATTTTAAAGATATACAGCAATTTTACTCTGATGCTGCAAAGAATAAAGAAGCAATTGTAACTTATATCAACTAA
- a CDS encoding VOC family protein, with amino-acid sequence MEDQKNQTNPSSSDPTPKVTGVGGIFFFSENPKETRDWYAKNLGLEVNDWGSTFESRKIDTPEVVESLQWSPFKKDDAYFSPSKKEFMINYRVQHIEALVKQLKENGVTVLDDIATYDYGKFVHIMDTDGNKIELWEPV; translated from the coding sequence ATGGAAGACCAAAAAAATCAAACCAACCCCTCCTCTTCTGACCCGACACCAAAAGTAACCGGAGTTGGAGGCATATTCTTTTTTTCAGAAAACCCAAAAGAAACCAGAGATTGGTATGCTAAAAACTTAGGACTTGAAGTTAACGATTGGGGATCTACTTTTGAATCCAGAAAAATAGACACTCCTGAGGTCGTAGAATCTCTTCAATGGAGCCCGTTTAAGAAGGATGATGCGTATTTCTCTCCTTCCAAAAAAGAATTTATGATTAATTATCGCGTGCAGCATATTGAAGCTCTTGTCAAACAGCTAAAAGAAAACGGTGTAACAGTACTTGATGATATTGCTACCTACGATTATGGAAAGTTTGTTCACATTATGGATACTGACGGTAATAAAATTGAACTTTGGGAACCAGTTTGA
- a CDS encoding YdeI/OmpD-associated family protein: MNPKVDLYFENAEKWQKELDELRKIALDCHLTEELKWETACYTLHGNNVVLIHSFKEYCAFLFFKGALMKDTDGILIQQSENVQAARQIRFTNLDEIKAQKAILKTYIYQAIEIEKAGLKVQLKKTSEFEIAEEFQQKLDEDKALEIAFNALTPGRQRAYLLYFSSPKQSKTRASRVENMTDQILQGKGLKD, from the coding sequence ATGAACCCTAAAGTTGATCTTTACTTTGAGAATGCTGAAAAATGGCAAAAAGAACTGGACGAATTACGAAAAATTGCGCTGGATTGCCATTTAACAGAAGAATTAAAATGGGAAACAGCCTGTTATACTCTGCATGGTAATAATGTTGTTTTGATACATTCTTTCAAAGAGTATTGTGCTTTTCTGTTTTTTAAAGGAGCCTTAATGAAAGATACGGACGGAATTCTAATACAGCAGAGTGAGAATGTTCAGGCCGCAAGACAAATTCGTTTTACGAATCTTGACGAAATCAAAGCTCAGAAAGCAATCTTAAAGACGTATATTTATCAGGCCATTGAAATAGAAAAAGCCGGTTTGAAAGTACAATTAAAGAAAACATCCGAATTTGAGATTGCAGAAGAATTTCAACAAAAACTAGATGAAGACAAGGCTCTTGAAATTGCTTTTAACGCTTTAACTCCAGGCCGTCAACGGGCTTACTTACTGTATTTTTCAAGCCCAAAACAATCTAAAACCAGAGCGTCCAGGGTAGAAAATATGACGGATCAGATTCTTCAGGGAAAAGGATTGAAAGACTAA
- a CDS encoding DUF4256 domain-containing protein — protein sequence MKNKLSTEQSEELLKVLQIRFENNMKRHLGLEWEKVQQKLEANPGKLWSLDEMERTEGEPDVVGFDEKTGEFIFFDCSAESPKGRRSLCFDHEALEKRKEHKPAGSAVNMAEEMGIELLDEVQYKELQKLGKFDAKTSSWIVTPSEIRKLGGALFSDFRYNTVFVYHNGAESYYAARGFRGSLRV from the coding sequence ATGAAAAACAAACTATCAACAGAACAAAGCGAAGAATTATTAAAAGTACTACAAATCCGTTTTGAGAACAATATGAAGAGACACCTTGGTCTCGAGTGGGAAAAGGTTCAGCAAAAACTGGAGGCAAATCCCGGAAAACTCTGGTCACTCGATGAGATGGAACGAACCGAAGGCGAACCGGATGTTGTTGGATTTGACGAGAAAACGGGAGAATTTATTTTCTTCGATTGTTCTGCCGAAAGTCCAAAAGGCCGAAGAAGTCTGTGTTTTGATCATGAGGCACTCGAAAAAAGAAAAGAACACAAACCTGCCGGAAGTGCTGTAAACATGGCCGAAGAGATGGGAATTGAACTTTTAGATGAAGTGCAATACAAGGAACTTCAAAAACTGGGTAAATTTGATGCCAAAACTTCAAGCTGGATTGTTACACCTTCTGAAATTCGCAAACTGGGTGGTGCGTTGTTTTCTGATTTTCGCTACAATACCGTATTTGTGTATCATAATGGCGCCGAATCTTATTATGCAGCCAGAGGTTTTAGAGGGTCTTTGAGAGTTTAA
- a CDS encoding DoxX family protein — MKKRDKIIYWVATLWLALGMTATGIVQMLKIKEQEGMIQHLGFPVYFLTLIGIWKLLGTAAILIPKFPLLKEWAYAGFFFTMTGAVFSHLVVGDHPKELFGPVLLIVLTIVSWYFRPLERKAILAN; from the coding sequence ATGAAAAAAAGAGACAAAATCATCTATTGGGTTGCTACCTTATGGCTGGCGTTAGGAATGACTGCTACAGGAATCGTACAAATGCTAAAAATAAAAGAACAGGAAGGCATGATACAGCATTTAGGGTTCCCGGTGTATTTTTTAACATTGATTGGTATTTGGAAATTATTAGGTACCGCAGCTATCTTAATTCCTAAATTTCCACTACTAAAAGAATGGGCTTATGCGGGCTTTTTCTTTACCATGACGGGTGCTGTTTTTTCGCATTTAGTAGTTGGAGACCATCCAAAAGAATTATTTGGTCCGGTATTGCTTATTGTTTTGACTATTGTGTCCTGGTACTTCAGACCTTTAGAAAGAAAAGCGATTTTAGCAAATTAG
- a CDS encoding SRPBCC domain-containing protein — MERKTKITAEEGQQDLLITREFDLPLKLLFMAYTEPEIVEQWMGTKVIQLENKKYGSWQFETSDPKGNVVFKANGVVHEFFPEQKITRTFEMENSPFPVQLEFLEFEAITEETSQLKMHIIYRSAALRDQMLKLPFAQGINMAHNRLQEFAARKLN, encoded by the coding sequence ATGGAACGAAAAACGAAAATTACTGCCGAAGAAGGTCAGCAAGATTTACTAATTACAAGAGAATTTGATCTTCCTCTAAAATTATTGTTCATGGCTTATACAGAGCCCGAGATTGTTGAACAATGGATGGGAACCAAAGTAATACAACTCGAGAATAAGAAGTATGGCAGCTGGCAATTTGAAACTTCCGACCCTAAAGGAAATGTAGTTTTTAAAGCTAACGGAGTGGTTCATGAGTTTTTTCCGGAACAGAAGATTACGCGAACATTTGAAATGGAGAACTCTCCTTTTCCGGTTCAGCTTGAATTTCTTGAATTTGAGGCGATAACGGAAGAAACCAGTCAGTTAAAAATGCATATTATTTACAGATCTGCTGCACTTAGAGATCAAATGTTAAAACTGCCTTTTGCTCAGGGAATCAATATGGCTCATAACAGATTACAAGAATTCGCTGCCAGAAAACTAAATTAA
- a CDS encoding ArsR/SmtB family transcription factor — protein MEIRRDVFQAIADPTRRAILSLVAIQSMTPGVIAENFNSSRQTISKHIQILTECELLEQTQNGREIYYVTNARKMKEVADFIEPFRQMWDDRFNKLESIMKNYKPKE, from the coding sequence ATGGAAATTCGTAGAGATGTATTTCAGGCAATTGCCGACCCTACCCGAAGGGCAATCTTAAGCTTAGTGGCTATCCAGTCAATGACTCCGGGAGTTATTGCTGAAAATTTTAATTCTTCAAGACAAACTATTTCAAAACACATTCAAATATTAACGGAATGTGAACTCCTGGAGCAAACGCAAAATGGAAGGGAAATTTATTACGTTACTAATGCCAGAAAAATGAAAGAAGTTGCTGATTTTATAGAACCGTTCCGTCAAATGTGGGACGATCGTTTTAACAAACTGGAAAGTATCATGAAAAACTATAAACCGAAAGAATAA
- a CDS encoding transglutaminase codes for MIKFPKIDFPQLKSKLQVKSPWDRIIIMLLSLLITVPIFIILHQNLIDLQWAFNLDRVLIFVLVFTAIFFLLMLLRTIIILCIAVYLLVLFYGSVIGNYGFSEISEDYNSMIYTMSDNPFPQDIIVAKLLPFPNKSKIINAIEYQNPKVRNFAIMATSKHFKGHKGYSDYRTIIQCFAVFKEINSRWNYVNDPKEGDYIATASESLEYFSGDCDDHSILMAAAVRSIGGTPRLIHTKGHIYPEILIGSTIDLEKVNYLIKNVLFVKESYGKKIHYHIDERGQVWMNLDYTAKYPGGPFMYEEILGELTLN; via the coding sequence ATGATAAAATTTCCTAAAATTGACTTTCCGCAATTAAAATCCAAATTACAGGTGAAATCACCCTGGGACAGGATTATTATTATGCTGTTGAGTCTTTTAATTACGGTTCCAATTTTTATCATATTACATCAAAATCTGATCGATTTACAATGGGCATTCAATTTAGATCGTGTTTTGATTTTTGTACTGGTTTTTACTGCAATTTTCTTTCTTCTAATGTTGCTCAGAACCATCATTATACTCTGCATTGCAGTATATTTATTAGTATTGTTCTACGGGTCGGTTATTGGAAATTACGGCTTCAGTGAAATCTCCGAAGACTACAATTCGATGATTTACACCATGTCTGACAATCCATTCCCACAGGATATTATTGTGGCAAAATTACTTCCGTTTCCTAATAAATCTAAAATTATCAATGCGATAGAGTATCAGAATCCAAAGGTTCGAAACTTTGCCATTATGGCTACTTCTAAGCATTTTAAAGGCCATAAAGGTTATTCTGATTACAGAACCATTATTCAGTGTTTTGCCGTGTTTAAGGAAATCAACAGCCGTTGGAATTATGTTAATGATCCTAAAGAAGGGGATTATATTGCAACTGCGAGTGAGTCTTTAGAATACTTTTCAGGCGATTGCGACGATCATTCTATTCTGATGGCCGCGGCAGTTCGATCGATTGGCGGAACTCCCCGATTGATTCATACTAAAGGACATATTTACCCTGAAATACTTATCGGTTCAACAATTGACTTGGAAAAAGTAAATTACCTGATCAAAAATGTGCTTTTTGTAAAAGAAAGTTATGGCAAAAAAATCCACTACCACATAGACGAACGCGGACAGGTATGGATGAATTTAGACTATACAGCCAAATATCCGGGTGGACCTTTTATGTATGAAGAAATTCTGGGAGAGCTAACCTTAAACTAG
- a CDS encoding substrate-binding domain-containing protein: MKTVKIVGVPEHFNLPWQMCIENGEFEAENIDLQWKDIPEGTGKMCQMLRNDEADIAVILTEGILKDIAAGNPSKIVQIYVQSPLIWGIHVAAKSTFETVKDLKDKKAAISRLGSGSQLMAYVNAHEQGWKTDNLQFEIINTIDGAVEALTNGTAHYFMWEHFMTKPLVDKGIFRRVGDCPTPWPSFVIAVRDEFLKKNPKIVEKILEIINRTTEDFAQIPNIDKTLAGLFNQKQEDIQEWLKLTQWSQKQLTEKAFIKIQNQLFDLGIIEKKSTFVETVKAL, encoded by the coding sequence ATGAAAACTGTAAAAATTGTAGGTGTTCCTGAGCACTTCAATTTACCATGGCAAATGTGCATTGAAAATGGTGAATTTGAAGCCGAAAATATTGATTTACAATGGAAAGACATTCCGGAAGGAACCGGCAAAATGTGTCAGATGCTTCGCAATGATGAAGCTGACATTGCCGTTATTCTGACGGAAGGTATTCTGAAAGATATTGCAGCAGGAAATCCAAGTAAAATTGTTCAGATCTACGTACAATCACCTTTGATCTGGGGGATTCATGTTGCTGCAAAATCAACTTTTGAGACCGTAAAAGATCTTAAAGATAAAAAAGCAGCCATTTCACGATTGGGTTCAGGATCTCAGTTGATGGCTTATGTCAATGCACATGAGCAAGGATGGAAAACCGATAATTTACAGTTTGAAATCATAAATACAATTGACGGCGCTGTTGAAGCATTGACTAACGGAACTGCCCATTATTTTATGTGGGAGCATTTTATGACCAAGCCACTGGTTGATAAAGGTATTTTCAGAAGAGTTGGTGACTGCCCTACTCCATGGCCATCGTTTGTAATTGCCGTCAGAGACGAGTTTTTGAAAAAGAACCCTAAAATAGTCGAGAAGATATTGGAGATAATCAATAGAACAACTGAGGATTTTGCTCAGATTCCAAATATTGACAAAACTCTGGCAGGCCTTTTCAATCAAAAACAAGAAGACATTCAGGAGTGGCTAAAATTAACCCAATGGTCTCAGAAGCAACTGACTGAGAAAGCTTTTATCAAAATTCAAAATCAGTTATTTGATCTGGGAATTATTGAGAAAAAAAGTACTTTTGTTGAAACCGTAAAAGCGCTGTAA
- a CDS encoding DUF4265 domain-containing protein: MAETHKKILFKYYSTYLEEIVSETMWAEILDSEKGLFKLDNIPFFGPLIATDDTFRAEYDENEKCFIHKETIEHSGNSIVQVLILEKEFDKEIIREKLKAINCLSEALNDTFLAVEIAKNTDYSIVKNLLSEYEANAVIEFAEPCLSDKHRTDLLKN; encoded by the coding sequence ATGGCAGAAACGCATAAAAAAATCCTGTTCAAATACTACAGCACTTACCTGGAAGAAATAGTATCGGAAACCATGTGGGCAGAAATTTTAGATTCAGAGAAAGGTCTTTTTAAATTGGATAACATTCCCTTTTTCGGTCCTTTGATTGCTACTGATGATACCTTTAGGGCAGAATATGATGAAAATGAAAAGTGTTTCATTCACAAAGAAACCATAGAACATTCAGGAAACTCGATCGTACAGGTTCTTATTCTTGAAAAAGAATTTGATAAAGAAATTATACGCGAAAAATTAAAAGCAATCAATTGTTTGTCAGAAGCATTAAATGATACCTTTCTTGCAGTCGAAATTGCAAAAAACACCGATTATTCGATTGTAAAAAACTTATTATCAGAATACGAAGCAAATGCTGTGATTGAATTTGCCGAACCTTGTTTATCAGACAAACACAGAACTGATTTATTAAAAAATTAA
- a CDS encoding VOC family protein, which yields MFLRVARHTDNIEKIANFYINVLGFELLGSFEKHKDYDGVFLGMPQSDWHFEFTQSKVKANHTFDEDDVIVLYPKSIIDYNELIDRIERNNISILTATNPFWNENGKMFLDPDGYRIVISPLKAVIDEIN from the coding sequence ATGTTTTTAAGAGTTGCCCGACATACCGATAATATTGAAAAAATAGCTAATTTTTATATCAATGTCCTTGGTTTTGAACTCTTGGGCAGCTTTGAGAAACATAAAGATTACGATGGTGTATTTCTTGGAATGCCACAATCCGACTGGCATTTTGAATTTACACAATCAAAAGTAAAAGCAAATCATACATTTGATGAAGATGATGTAATTGTACTTTATCCAAAGTCAATTATTGACTACAACGAATTGATAGACAGAATTGAACGCAACAATATCTCAATCTTAACTGCAACCAATCCTTTCTGGAATGAGAACGGAAAGATGTTTTTAGATCCTGACGGTTATCGCATTGTGATATCGCCTTTGAAAGCAGTGATCGATGAGATTAATTAA
- a CDS encoding DinB family protein, giving the protein MENAILKFEKLLKDNSAYFPSLKSEILEAKIPGKWSKKEVIGHLVDSGIHNLVRFTEINYLEKPYYHRPYNQMDLVNLNQYQSMDINDLTQLWLSINRQIVRIMKNVDKKALNYEIILSDASVIDLKFLMTDYVEHLEHHINQIRS; this is encoded by the coding sequence ATGGAAAATGCTATTTTAAAATTTGAAAAATTACTGAAGGATAATTCGGCCTATTTCCCTTCTCTGAAAAGTGAAATTTTAGAGGCTAAAATCCCGGGGAAATGGTCAAAAAAAGAAGTTATCGGACATTTGGTTGATTCAGGGATTCATAATCTGGTTCGTTTTACAGAAATTAATTATCTGGAAAAACCCTATTATCACAGACCTTACAATCAAATGGATCTGGTAAATTTAAATCAGTATCAAAGCATGGACATTAATGATCTTACACAGCTTTGGCTTTCCATAAACCGTCAAATTGTAAGGATCATGAAGAATGTGGATAAAAAAGCTTTGAATTATGAGATCATTTTAAGCGATGCCTCTGTAATTGATTTAAAGTTTCTAATGACTGATTATGTAGAACATTTAGAACATCATATTAATCAAATAAGATCCTAA
- a CDS encoding nucleoside phosphorylase, whose translation MIQNSELILNPDGSVYHLNLRPEHIAHDIIFVGDQNRVEKITQFFDSIEYSTQKREFKTQTGIYKGKRISVMSTGIGPDNIDIVINELDALVNIDFETRQPKENLTSLNIIRIGTSGSLQTDIPVDSFVMSKYGLGLDNMLRSYLIDEVSNADIEEAFIKHTNWDAKKGKPYAIACSEKLEKIIESDQMFKGITATAGGFYGPQGRVLRLNIQDQELNSKMDNFNFDEQRITNLEMETAAIYGLSALLGHNALSLNAIIANRASGTFSEDPYKAVDALIAYTLDKLAGN comes from the coding sequence ATGATACAAAATTCAGAATTAATACTTAATCCGGATGGGAGTGTTTACCATTTAAACCTTCGTCCTGAACATATTGCGCACGATATTATTTTCGTAGGAGATCAAAACAGAGTTGAAAAAATCACTCAGTTTTTTGATTCTATTGAATATTCTACACAAAAAAGAGAATTTAAAACCCAAACCGGAATCTATAAAGGAAAAAGAATATCGGTAATGTCAACGGGAATTGGTCCAGACAATATTGATATTGTAATAAACGAACTTGATGCTTTGGTAAACATCGATTTTGAAACCCGTCAGCCAAAAGAAAATCTGACCTCTTTGAATATTATACGAATTGGAACTTCAGGTTCTTTACAAACCGATATTCCTGTAGACAGTTTTGTGATGTCTAAATACGGATTGGGACTTGATAACATGCTTCGTTCTTATCTAATTGACGAAGTTTCGAATGCTGATATCGAAGAGGCTTTCATCAAGCATACAAACTGGGATGCTAAAAAAGGAAAACCTTATGCTATTGCATGTTCTGAAAAACTGGAAAAAATTATCGAATCGGATCAAATGTTTAAAGGAATCACTGCTACAGCCGGAGGTTTTTACGGACCACAGGGACGCGTTTTACGCTTGAACATTCAGGATCAGGAATTAAACAGTAAAATGGATAATTTTAATTTTGACGAGCAAAGAATTACCAACTTAGAAATGGAAACTGCAGCGATATACGGACTTTCTGCTCTTTTAGGGCATAATGCGCTTTCGTTAAATGCAATTATCGCCAATCGTGCTTCGGGAACTTTTAGCGAGGATCCTTATAAAGCGGTTGATGCACTTATTGCGTATACCCTTGATAAACTGGCAGGAAATTAA